TTGCACGATTAAAGTGCTTAAACTTTTGGCATGCTCGTCTGAAATTTGTGGTAGTTCTTGTGCTTTAACTTCATTGGTAAAAAACACCAAACTTGCAAAAGCAATAGCAGAAGTATATTTTAAAGCGTCCTTATTGACTAATTTTGCAAGAATTCTAAACCTTGAATTTGGATTTAAAATATTTAAAAACATTCCCAAAGAAAGCAAAATATAACCTATATAAGTTGGTATTTTACCAGGATCTTTATTTACCGAAAGTATAGTGCCTTTTTCATCCTGATCGTAAGAACTTTGATAAAAACGATATCCTTCATAGTCTAAAACATTATTCATGAAAATCCTATAATCAAATTTTTTGTCTCCGTGAGTCACAGTGATTTCGCTAGCATAAGACTTTGGAGACATTGAACCCGCATAGCGATCAAGCTGAAAATCTCTCAGATAAACTTCAAAAGGTAGCTCATGAACAGAAGTATTCCAAGCGATGAAAAATTTCTCTCCACTAAGTTCTACAACACTAGGTTTAGCAAATTCAAAGACAAAAATGTTTGCTTTTTCACCCTTATATTCAACCTCTAATTCTAAAGCATTTCTGGCCATTTTCAGATCATGAGGCTGGTATTTGGTATCCATAGCAAAAGTTTTTAAAGAAAGCAAAGGTTCATTTTTCCACGCACTTGCCTCACCAAATAAAGCAATTAATGAAGTTCTTGCAAGTTCTATCCATCTAGTGCCAAACCATAACCAAAAACTCTCATCTTCAGGACGATTAATTCCTTGAATTTGAGTGCTTGCATACAAAGAGGCAAATTGTATTACAAAGCTATTTCCATTTATATTATATAAGCGTTTTTGATCTGTGCTTGCATTTTTTCCAGCTTTTAAAACACCATTTTCGCCAGTTTGCATAGCAAAAAATTCCAAATCATTGCTGGAGCTAAGATTTAAATTTTGATCAATTTTTACATAAGGACTAGGAAGCTTATCAACTAAGAAACCAAAATTAACACCATCAATGGTTTTAATTTCTCCTTGAGTAAGTTTAATGATTTGCGAATTTCCATTTTTATCCGCTAACATAAAGCTGAGTAAAGCACTAGCATTTTCATCTTCTATCATCACTTCTTTGGCATCTAAAATTAAATTTTTATAACTTAATTTTGCCTTCTCATCCCCATCTCCGACTTTAAGATTTAATTCAAAATTATTTGCAAAAGGAAGTACGGCTATGTCTTTTTGCATCGCTTGACCATAAATTTTATTATCTTTTAAAGTTGAAAATTTAATAAAAGATTTGGAGCTTACGACAACAGAATTAGACTCGTTTTCTCTAATACTTAATATCCCTTCATAACCTCCATAACGAGTCATTGCAGAACCTAAAAGAATGAATAAAAAAGAAAGATGAAAGAGCATCAATGGAAATTTTTTCAACATAAACATTTTGTAAATAAACATTGCACAAAGCAAATTTATGCCCAATAAAAGCTGCAAAAAACCAAACCACAAAGTACCATAAATCATAGCCCAAGCAGTAGGTGTTCCATAAGCACTTTCTATAAAAGTTGCTAAACCGCTAAAAAAAGCAAAAAGTAAAAATAGTATGATAGAATTTTTAATATTCCCAATACTTTTGATTATTGTTCTCATTTAGACCTTCTTTTTGATAATTTAAAAAAACAAATTATAAATCAGAGTATTTAACTCTTTGTAACATTTATAAGAAAATAAATATACTTCAATGATTTTGATAAAGCAATTACTTTTAGTAACAAAATCACACACCTAAGTATTTTTTGCGAATCTCATCATCACCTATAATATCACTAGCTTTACCGTGCATAGGAATTTTTCCATTTTCTAAAACATAAGCATAATCACTGATTTTTAAAGCAGAATAAGCATTTTGTTCTACTAAAAGTATAGTAATACCCTCTTCTTTTAAACGCACTATGGTATCAAAAACTTCTCCAACAATTTTAGGCGCAAGTCCCAAAGAAGGTTCGTCAAGCATTAAAAGCTTAGGTTCGCTCATCAAAGCTCTTGAGATAGCAAGCATTTGTGCTTCTCCTCCACTTAAAGTTCCAGCTAAAGCGTTCTTTTTGCTTGCAAGTCTAGGGAAAATTTTATACATTTGCTCCCTTAAGTGCTCATAATTTTCAGCGTTATTAAATGCTCCAATTTTTAAATTCTCATCAATGCTAAGATTAATAAAAACACGCCTACCTTCAGGAACTAAAGCTATACCTTTTTCTACTAAAGTATGAGTAAGATGTCTTTTGGTATCATAACCCAAAAAATTAATCTCCCCTTTTCTTTTAACGATATTAAGCATTGCATTTAAGGTGGAAGTTTTTCCAGCACCATTAGAGCCTATTAAAGAAACAATATGTCCTGTTTCTACTTTAAAATCAATACCTTTAACCGCTTCAATCAAACCATAATAAACATGCAAATTCTTAACTACTAGCATTAAAATCCCCTAAATAAGCCGCTATAACATCTTTGTTTTCTACTGCATCGCTAACCTTGCCTTCAAAA
This genomic interval from Campylobacter sp. CCS1377 contains the following:
- the ccsA gene encoding cytochrome c biogenesis protein CcsA: MRTIIKSIGNIKNSIILFLLFAFFSGLATFIESAYGTPTAWAMIYGTLWFGFLQLLLGINLLCAMFIYKMFMLKKFPLMLFHLSFLFILLGSAMTRYGGYEGILSIRENESNSVVVSSKSFIKFSTLKDNKIYGQAMQKDIAVLPFANNFELNLKVGDGDEKAKLSYKNLILDAKEVMIEDENASALLSFMLADKNGNSQIIKLTQGEIKTIDGVNFGFLVDKLPSPYVKIDQNLNLSSSNDLEFFAMQTGENGVLKAGKNASTDQKRLYNINGNSFVIQFASLYASTQIQGINRPEDESFWLWFGTRWIELARTSLIALFGEASAWKNEPLLSLKTFAMDTKYQPHDLKMARNALELEVEYKGEKANIFVFEFAKPSVVELSGEKFFIAWNTSVHELPFEVYLRDFQLDRYAGSMSPKSYASEITVTHGDKKFDYRIFMNNVLDYEGYRFYQSSYDQDEKGTILSVNKDPGKIPTYIGYILLSLGMFLNILNPNSRFRILAKLVNKDALKYTSAIAFASLVFFTNEVKAQELPQISDEHAKSLSTLIVQRNGGRMVPFDTLAREILEKVHKNSSYKGQNANAVMLSMLVNAKIWADEKIIAMPPNTAVRKEIAKILGLDENIDHKYVSYNDFLNADNTYKIQRYVENANRQNQNARGVFNKEILKLDERFNIVALVFYGELFKIFPAQNAINNEWYSFFEAMNQTQNKEQAIIFTLFQNYINSAIQAIQTGDWEKANQNLTYIKAYQNEYGASIIPSDSKIKTELFVNKAQIFVELIKIYLVAGILLLVLVFTKMLKSSLKINFVFKAIYIFNIIAFLIHTLGLGLRWYLAERAPWSNAYESMVYIAWALALSGIFFSRKSPIALSLTSILAGITLMVAHLNEMDPQITNIMPVLNSYWLSIHVSVITASYGFLGLCALLGIFVLVLMCFLRKDGKANGNILRNITEATRISEMAMILGLCLLTVGNFLGAVWANESWGRYWSWDSKETWALVSILVYAAILHLRMIPNFLNQYNFALISMFAYWSIIMTYFGVNYFLVGLHSYAAGEAAKIPDYVYWGFLAMVILGFVAYFKRSYVKKV
- a CDS encoding ABC transporter ATP-binding protein, whose amino-acid sequence is MLVVKNLHVYYGLIEAVKGIDFKVETGHIVSLIGSNGAGKTSTLNAMLNIVKRKGEINFLGYDTKRHLTHTLVEKGIALVPEGRRVFINLSIDENLKIGAFNNAENYEHLREQMYKIFPRLASKKNALAGTLSGGEAQMLAISRALMSEPKLLMLDEPSLGLAPKIVGEVFDTIVRLKEEGITILLVEQNAYSALKISDYAYVLENGKIPMHGKASDIIGDDEIRKKYLGV